From Candidatus Binataceae bacterium, one genomic window encodes:
- a CDS encoding PPOX class F420-dependent oxidoreductase: protein MAANLDKYMDLFRDKKAFAHIATVMPDGSPQVTPVWIDYRNGRIAFNTARGRVKDRNLKEGSKIALSVQDPDNPYRYVQVRGRVARVTEEGATQHIDALAKKYMGVDKYPFHSPQEKRVIYEIDATSAQGM, encoded by the coding sequence ATGGCTGCGAATCTGGACAAGTATATGGATCTGTTTCGTGACAAAAAAGCATTCGCTCACATCGCCACGGTCATGCCCGATGGCTCGCCACAGGTAACTCCGGTCTGGATCGACTATCGAAACGGCCGCATTGCCTTCAATACCGCGCGCGGGCGAGTCAAAGACCGCAATCTAAAAGAAGGCTCCAAAATCGCACTGTCGGTGCAGGACCCTGACAACCCCTACCGCTACGTCCAGGTGCGCGGCAGAGTCGCAAGGGTGACGGAAGAAGGCGCGACTCAGCACATCGATGCACTCGCCAAGAAGTACATGGGAGTGGACAAATACCCGTTCCACTCACCCCAGGAGAAGCGCGTAATTTACGAAATCGACGCGACCTCTGCCCAAGGTATGTGA
- a CDS encoding polymer-forming cytoskeletal protein codes for MALFNKEPEKGAKIQPVQPSSNSQPQPAVSAQAPQSSPARPASAPTSEGIAHLDRGTRVSGKLSFDGPARIDGEVDGEIISKDSLHIGETAVVTAQIKAAAVIVGGKVSGDITGSQKIEIRPSAKVAGNLAAPLLSIHEGAQFEGHCSMQPDAAREDRKVTVFPKEDRITPTTQATASGGGPKPA; via the coding sequence ATGGCCCTATTCAATAAAGAGCCCGAAAAGGGTGCAAAGATTCAGCCGGTCCAGCCGTCCTCCAATTCTCAGCCGCAGCCCGCCGTCTCGGCACAAGCTCCGCAATCCTCTCCGGCACGGCCCGCCTCGGCTCCGACAAGCGAAGGTATCGCCCATCTCGATCGTGGAACGAGAGTCAGCGGCAAGCTGTCTTTTGATGGCCCTGCACGAATTGATGGCGAAGTTGATGGGGAAATTATCTCGAAGGACAGCCTCCATATCGGAGAGACCGCCGTCGTGACCGCGCAAATCAAGGCGGCGGCGGTTATCGTGGGCGGCAAAGTCAGTGGCGACATAACCGGATCGCAAAAAATCGAAATCCGTCCCTCAGCGAAGGTCGCCGGCAATCTCGCAGCTCCCCTTCTGAGTATCCACGAAGGCGCACAGTTCGAGGGACATTGCTCGATGCAACCGGACGCGGCGCGCGAGGACCGCAAGGTTACGGTGTTTCCCAAGGAAGACCGCATCACCCCGACAACGCAAGCAACCGCGTCTGGCGGAGGACCCAAGCCGGCCTGA
- the miaB gene encoding tRNA (N6-isopentenyl adenosine(37)-C2)-methylthiotransferase MiaB: MKVQTTDARRPRVYLETYGCQMNIADSQTVTAVLRRAGYATADKPEDADVILLNTCAIREHAEERVLGRLGDLARIKHRRPEIRLGLLGCMAQHNRGGLVEKAPHLDLVAGPDSYRRLPELIGRAGFDPAVDVRLDRAETYADITPDYDGSIRAYVTAMRGCDKFCAFCVVPYVRGRERSIAPQDLLREVNELAARGVREVVLLGQTVNAYRFGETDFGGLLKMIARIDGIERIRFTSPHPSDMGNSVIEAMESEPKVQPYLHLPVQSGSNRMLASMDRGYSVEEYLKLVERLRAAVPALALSTDIIVGFHGEELADHEATLALMRTVGYDQAFTFKYSVREHTRAYKLGDTVGDEEKSRRLAEVIALQEATSLERNRATIGQSFPVLVEGPARRGEGMLSGKTPQFKTAIFPDRGARVGTTVAVRVESATAHTLMCSVAG, translated from the coding sequence ATGAAGGTTCAGACAACCGATGCGCGGCGGCCGCGGGTTTACTTGGAAACCTACGGATGCCAGATGAACATCGCCGACTCGCAGACGGTGACGGCGGTGTTGCGGCGTGCAGGTTATGCGACCGCGGACAAACCGGAAGACGCCGATGTGATCCTGCTTAACACCTGCGCCATTCGCGAACACGCAGAAGAGCGGGTCCTGGGGCGGCTCGGGGATCTGGCGCGAATCAAGCACCGCCGGCCCGAAATCCGCCTGGGGCTACTTGGATGCATGGCGCAGCATAATCGCGGGGGGCTGGTCGAAAAGGCGCCCCATCTCGATCTGGTCGCGGGACCGGACAGCTATCGGCGACTACCCGAGTTGATCGGACGCGCTGGATTTGATCCTGCTGTCGATGTGCGCCTGGACCGCGCCGAAACCTACGCCGATATCACCCCCGATTACGATGGCTCGATTCGCGCCTACGTCACCGCAATGCGTGGGTGCGACAAGTTTTGTGCGTTCTGCGTGGTGCCCTATGTGCGCGGGCGCGAGCGCTCGATCGCGCCGCAGGATCTGCTCCGCGAGGTGAACGAGCTGGCGGCGCGCGGTGTACGCGAGGTGGTGCTGCTAGGTCAGACGGTCAATGCGTATCGCTTCGGGGAAACCGACTTTGGCGGGCTGCTTAAGATGATCGCGCGCATCGACGGCATCGAGCGCATTCGCTTTACCTCGCCGCATCCGAGCGACATGGGCAATTCGGTCATCGAGGCAATGGAGTCGGAACCGAAGGTCCAGCCGTACCTGCACCTGCCGGTCCAATCTGGATCGAACCGGATGCTCGCTTCGATGGATCGTGGCTACTCGGTCGAGGAATACCTGAAACTGGTCGAACGTCTGCGCGCGGCGGTTCCCGCACTAGCGCTCTCAACCGACATCATCGTCGGGTTTCACGGGGAGGAACTTGCCGATCACGAAGCCACCCTCGCGCTGATGCGCACGGTCGGTTACGACCAGGCATTTACCTTCAAGTATTCGGTGCGCGAGCACACGCGCGCCTACAAGCTCGGCGACACGGTCGGCGACGAGGAAAAGAGCCGGCGCCTGGCGGAAGTAATCGCGCTCCAGGAGGCGACCTCGCTCGAACGCAATCGCGCCACCATCGGGCAGAGCTTTCCAGTGTTGGTGGAAGGACCGGCGCGCCGCGGCGAGGGCATGCTCTCCGGCAAGACCCCTCAGTTCAAGACCGCGATTTTCCCCGACCGGGGCGCCAGAGTCGGCACAACCGTTGCGGTGCGCGTCGAGTCAGCCACCGCGCACACACTCATGTGCTCGGTCGCCGGCTAG
- the rpsU gene encoding 30S ribosomal protein S21, producing the protein MEIRVEGSLDQAMRVLKRKLAKEGVFKEMKKRAFYEKPSVRRKRKRSEAQRRRRKEQRRRRASSL; encoded by the coding sequence ATGGAAATTCGTGTTGAGGGCTCCCTCGACCAGGCGATGCGCGTGCTCAAGCGCAAGCTCGCCAAGGAGGGAGTGTTCAAGGAGATGAAAAAGCGGGCTTTCTATGAGAAGCCCAGCGTGCGGCGCAAGCGCAAGCGTTCGGAAGCACAGCGCCGCCGCCGCAAAGAACAACGTCGCCGGCGCGCCTCCTCTCTATAG